In one window of Aphidius gifuensis isolate YNYX2018 linkage group LG4, ASM1490517v1, whole genome shotgun sequence DNA:
- the LOC122853868 gene encoding uncharacterized protein LOC122853868, translating into MEKKSVQWLLLVLQQYDFQKEKLYCPLFANSTSSIKIESKDATELKDVDMLLWDEGPMAPRYCLESGDRLLRDITNIDSPFGGKIMLIGSDFRQLLPVKVDGTRSEIVNLSIKNSKLWKYFTVFSLTKNMRTLPNEVEFAEYYLKIGNGILNNNNNKLLLPDKCLASRDEDIVQTIFKDLIDEKKYSDLSKVAVLSARNADINKTNKYLNSLNPPKFPSYELKLRNNCSIMLLRNISKNEGDQEDNIVFLHRITLYCENIYPFTFKRRQFPIKIPFVMIINKSQGQTFNRIRVDIRENVFNRGQLYVAFSRVRSW; encoded by the exons atggaaaaaaaatctgtaCAATGGCTTTTACTGGTATTGCAGCAATATGATTTCCAGAAGGAAAAACTGTACTGTCCACTTTTCGCTAATTCTACGTCAAGTATCAAAATTGAATCAAAAGATGCTACTGAATTGAAAGATGTTGATATGTTACTCTGGGATGAAGGGCCGATGGCACCTAGGTATTGTTTGGAATCCGGTGACAGACTTCTACGTGATATAACTAATATTGATTCTCCATTTGgtggaaaaataatgttaataggTAGTGACTTCAGACAACTGCTACCTGTAAAAGTTGATGGTACACGAAgtgaaattgttaatttatctattaaaaatagtaaattatgGAAATATTTCACTGTATTTTCGTTGACAAAAAATATGAGAACTTTACCAAATGAAGTAGAATTTGCAgaatattatctaaaaattggAAACggaattttgaataataataacaataagttATTGCTTCCCGATAAATGCCTCGCATCAAGAGATGAAGATATAGTACAAACAATATTCAAAGATttaattgacgaaaaaaaatattcagatTTATCAAAAGTAGCTGTATTATCAGCACGAAAtgctgatataaataaaactaata aatatttaaatagtttaaatcCTCCGAAATTTCCAtcatatgaattaaaattaagaaataattgTAGCATCATGTTACTTCGAAATATAAGTAAAAATGAAG GTGATCAAGAAGATAATATTGTATTCTTACATCGTATAACATTATATTGTGAAAACATTTATCCTTTTACATTCAAAAGAAGACAATTTCCGATAAAAATACCttttgtaatgataataaataaaagccaAGGTCAAACATTCAATAGAATTCGTGTTGATATTCGTGAAAATGTTTTCAATCGTGGACAATTATACGTAGCATTTTCAAGAGTACGATCATGGTAA